The region GGCAGCAATTGAAGCAAGGAGATCGCAATGGGTATGTGTGGGATCTTCAGCACCGCTTACAGCAGCTTGGATACTATAAATTTGCACTAGACGGATTATTTGGTTATCACACGAAAGAAGCTGTTATGCTTTTCCAAAGCAGCTATGGACTTGTATCAGATGGAGTGGTTGGAGAGCAGACTTGGAATACACTACGCCGTCATACGTATACTCAGGATGAAATTGAGATGCTTGCCAAGGTTGTTTATGGTGAAGCACGTGGGGAGCCATTTGAAGGAAAGGTGGCTGTTGCAGCTGTAGTATTAAATCGTATAGCTGCAGGAGGTTTTCCTGATACGGTGAAAGAAGTTATTTTTCAGCCAAGAGCGTTTACTGCTGTGGATGATGGACAGTATTATATGACTCCAGATCGGGATGCTTATCGTGCTGTATACAATGCTATTCAAGGCTGGGATCCTTCAGGAGGAGCACTTTATTATTTCAATCCCCAAACGGCTACATCTTCATGGATTTGGTCTAGAACACAGATGGGGCAGATCGGGAAGCATGTTTTTGCTTATTAGTTTTCGTTAATTTCCTGATTTTAAGGGAATGGTAATTTAAAACAAATAGAAAACAAAATGAAAGAACGATAGATAAAATTGATTCTTAAATGCTAAGTTGTTTTAAGTAGGTAGCTTCCTTTATATCAGGTAGGCTACCTCTTTTTTGACTGGACCAAATAATGGATCTATTTTTTATTTCTCTATCTAAGCATTTCTTTCGAGGCTCGAATTATGGTACAGTATAAAGGAGCTATAGATACATACAGTAAGGAAAGCAAAGGTAAGTAACGGAAGGAGCTGTATCAATCATGAATGAAAAAACATTTCAATTATTTAAAAAGCTGACAGAAACTCCAGGAGCACCAGGCTTTGAGCATCAGGTCCGTGCTTTAATGAGAGAGGAGCTCAGTAAGTATACGGATGAAATCGTACAGGATGGACTTGGTAGTATCTTCGGTGTGAAGCGTGGAGATGAAAAAGGTCCTACTGTTATGGTAGCCGGTCATATGGATGAAGTAGGCTTTATGGTTACTCAAATTACAGAGCAAGGCTTTATTCGCTTCCAGACCCTAGGCGGATGGTGGAGTCAGGTTTTATTGGCTCAGCGTGTTCAGATCATAACGGATAAGGGAGCTGTTGAAGGGGTAATCGGATCAATTCCTCCACATGTGTTAACAGACGAGCAACGCAATAAACCAACGGATATTAAAAATATGTTTATTGATATCGGGGCGGATGATAAAGAGGATGCTGAGAAGATTGGTATTCGTCCGGGACAGCAAATCGTTCCTGTATGTCCATTTACTCCACTTGCTAATCCGAAAAAAATCATGGCTAAAGCATGGGATAATCGCTACGGCTGTGGTCTTGCAATTGAATTGCTAGAAGAACTACAGAATGAATCCACTCCAAACGTATTATATTCAGGAGCCCACGTTCAAGAGGAGGTTGGATTGCGTGGAGCAGCTACCTCAGCGAACATGATTCAGCCCGATATCTTTTTTG is a window of Bacillus horti DNA encoding:
- a CDS encoding M42 family metallopeptidase, producing the protein MNEKTFQLFKKLTETPGAPGFEHQVRALMREELSKYTDEIVQDGLGSIFGVKRGDEKGPTVMVAGHMDEVGFMVTQITEQGFIRFQTLGGWWSQVLLAQRVQIITDKGAVEGVIGSIPPHVLTDEQRNKPTDIKNMFIDIGADDKEDAEKIGIRPGQQIVPVCPFTPLANPKKIMAKAWDNRYGCGLAIELLEELQNESTPNVLYSGAHVQEEVGLRGAATSANMIQPDIFFALDAGPANDILGVSDGFGKIGKGALLRIYDRSMITHKGLREFVLDTAETENIPYQFFISQGGTDAGRVHISGNGVPSAVIGICSRYIHSHAAIAHVDDYAAAKQLLVSLVKKMDHSTVETIKKG
- the sleB gene encoding spore cortex-lytic enzyme: MQFNRTWKISMALLLIISSILAFPVQDIEATGQQLKQGDRNGYVWDLQHRLQQLGYYKFALDGLFGYHTKEAVMLFQSSYGLVSDGVVGEQTWNTLRRHTYTQDEIEMLAKVVYGEARGEPFEGKVAVAAVVLNRIAAGGFPDTVKEVIFQPRAFTAVDDGQYYMTPDRDAYRAVYNAIQGWDPSGGALYYFNPQTATSSWIWSRTQMGQIGKHVFAY